One Patescibacteria group bacterium genomic window carries:
- a CDS encoding RNHCP domain-containing protein, which produces MMPKKFTRKTEDFICKHCNAKVKGTGYTNHCPKCLWSRHVDINPGDRENSCGGMMEPVAVEKNGEELVIIHRCGKCGEKKRNKTVENDNMNAVISLMAGGDSEHS; this is translated from the coding sequence ATAATGCCAAAAAAATTTACTCGTAAAACTGAAGATTTTATATGTAAGCATTGCAATGCTAAAGTAAAAGGCACGGGCTATACTAATCATTGCCCCAAGTGTCTTTGGAGCCGGCATGTTGATATTAATCCCGGAGACCGGGAAAATTCGTGCGGCGGGATGATGGAACCCGTGGCGGTTGAGAAAAATGGTGAGGAATTAGTTATTATTCATAGATGCGGGAAGTGCGGGGAGAAGAAGAGGAATAAAACAGTTGAAAATGATAATATGAATGCGGTAATCAGTTTGATGGCTGGTGGTGATTCGGAGCATAGTTAA
- a CDS encoding HAMP domain-containing histidine kinase, which yields MSKIKEFLIKNKEIFQLVYGVILVIIIPIIIVVNTLFVINKYSTTIDTSLQRRALLLGRVFYASVKDNLDDIEFIQRQIDKVKQIDSSILDLKYLVPEQDQYKIAAASSKEEIGEENDFYLYHLAWQQPDKDGIVTDSHQLSSTSLKEGKAFSEEERFWLAAMPFSDYKNKKVGLLSMRVSSQIVDDLVVYNRNASIIILTLSVLFIILFLSTAVRLWDYALLYRKIKEVDKMKDEFISIASHELRTPLTAIRGYVEMMQTGTLGKVSAKSKKALTVISISADRLGDLVEDLLNVSRIEQGRLEMTIKPAQISQIINEIIEQLKVQAEEKGLYLKYEVAKDLPKVLTDTDKLKQILVNLIGNAVKYTKKGGVTVTSYVNKDGIMEIKVADTGIGMSPKEKERLFEKFYRVKGEQTKNIPGTGLGLWITKKLIELMKGKIYVESLEGVGTQTIFTLPIEKK from the coding sequence ATGTCTAAAATTAAAGAATTCTTGATTAAAAATAAGGAGATTTTTCAGCTCGTCTATGGAGTTATTTTGGTTATTATCATTCCGATAATTATTGTAGTTAATACGCTCTTTGTTATTAACAAATACAGCACTACGATTGATACCTCTCTTCAACGTCGAGCCCTCCTTTTAGGCCGAGTTTTTTACGCCAGCGTTAAGGATAATCTTGATGATATTGAGTTTATTCAGAGACAGATTGATAAAGTTAAACAGATTGATTCAAGCATCTTAGACCTAAAATATCTAGTGCCCGAGCAAGATCAATACAAAATCGCGGCGGCTTCCAGCAAAGAAGAAATTGGCGAAGAGAATGATTTTTATCTTTACCACCTGGCTTGGCAACAACCAGACAAAGATGGTATCGTTACCGATTCTCACCAACTTTCTTCAACGAGTCTAAAAGAAGGCAAAGCCTTTTCTGAAGAAGAGCGGTTTTGGCTCGCGGCTATGCCTTTCAGTGATTACAAAAACAAAAAAGTCGGTTTGCTTTCGATGAGAGTGTCTTCGCAAATCGTTGATGATTTAGTAGTTTACAATCGGAACGCATCTATTATCATTTTAACCCTTTCAGTACTTTTTATCATTTTATTTTTATCAACTGCGGTTAGGCTTTGGGATTACGCTCTCCTTTACCGAAAGATCAAGGAAGTAGATAAAATGAAAGACGAGTTTATTTCTATTGCCTCGCACGAATTAAGGACGCCCCTAACTGCTATCAGGGGTTATGTGGAAATGATGCAAACTGGCACTTTAGGCAAAGTTAGCGCAAAATCTAAGAAAGCTCTTACTGTTATTTCTATTTCGGCTGACAGACTTGGTGATTTAGTTGAAGATTTATTAAATGTTTCACGGATTGAGCAAGGGCGTCTAGAGATGACAATTAAGCCGGCTCAGATTTCGCAAATAATTAATGAAATTATTGAGCAACTAAAGGTACAAGCCGAAGAAAAGGGATTATACCTAAAATATGAGGTTGCGAAAGACCTACCCAAAGTTTTAACTGATACTGATAAGCTTAAACAAATTCTAGTTAATTTGATTGGCAATGCTGTTAAGTATACTAAAAAAGGCGGAGTAACAGTTACAAGCTATGTGAATAAGGATGGAATAATGGAAATAAAAGTTGCGGATACGGGTATTGGGATGTCGCCAAAAGAAAAAGAGCGCCTTTTTGAGAAATTTTATCGAGTGAAAGGTGAACAGACTAAAAATATTCCCGGCACTGGTTTGGGGCTTTGGATAACTAAGAAATTAATCGAGTTGATGAAAGGCAAGATTTATGTTGAGAGCCTGGAGGGCGTTGGCACCCAGACGATTTTCACTTTGCCGATTGAGAAGAAATGA
- a CDS encoding peptidylprolyl isomerase: MFASRRNFLFLVGILIFALVAVGCIKTNSDATSVKPGKLPGSLGSLPADEEKSEEEVELPDFTTDVNLETLDQVVLKTNRGDISLKLFPEAAPKTVANFVRLAEQDFYDGVKFHRVIKDFMLQAGDPNSKDDNWSDDGQGGPGYKFEDEINPRSLGLTDEQILTLEQIGYAYNYELESHKMVRGKLAMANSGPNTNGSQFFIVTVEATPWLDGRHTVFGEVVEGMDIVDAIEAVATNEQDHPKEDVVIKDIVVVRTEQGDEGGEGEATSTEETEATSTEEETSN, from the coding sequence ATGTTTGCATCACGAAGAAATTTTTTGTTTTTAGTGGGCATACTTATTTTTGCCCTGGTGGCAGTGGGCTGTATTAAAACTAATAGCGACGCAACTTCTGTAAAGCCGGGAAAACTGCCAGGTTCTTTGGGCAGCCTGCCAGCCGACGAAGAAAAAAGCGAGGAAGAAGTAGAATTACCAGATTTCACAACTGATGTGAATCTCGAGACCTTGGATCAGGTGGTTTTAAAAACAAATAGGGGCGATATCAGCTTAAAGCTTTTTCCGGAAGCTGCCCCAAAAACTGTAGCTAACTTTGTCCGTTTGGCTGAACAAGATTTTTATGATGGTGTTAAATTTCATCGAGTGATAAAGGATTTTATGCTCCAGGCAGGAGATCCTAATTCTAAGGACGATAATTGGAGCGATGACGGGCAGGGCGGTCCGGGTTATAAATTTGAGGATGAGATAAATCCCCGAAGCTTAGGTTTGACTGACGAGCAGATCTTAACCTTAGAACAGATTGGGTATGCCTACAACTATGAACTGGAATCACATAAAATGGTTCGCGGTAAACTTGCTATGGCAAATTCTGGCCCCAATACTAACGGAAGCCAGTTTTTTATTGTGACAGTTGAGGCCACCCCTTGGCTTGATGGCAGGCATACGGTGTTTGGCGAGGTGGTAGAGGGTATGGATATAGTTGATGCGATTGAGGCCGTAGCAACCAATGAGCAGGACCATCCTAAAGAAGATGTGGTGATTAAGGATATCGTTGTTGTGAGGACCGAACAGGGCGATGAAGGCGGAGAGGGCGAGGCGACTTCGACTGAAGAGACTGAAGCGACGAGTACAGAAGAAGAAACCTCTAATTGA
- a CDS encoding ABC transporter ATP-binding protein, whose amino-acid sequence MIQVQNLTKKFNDITAVNEASFEIRDGEVLGFLGPNAAGKTTTMRIITGFIAPTSGTVKVGDLDVRENSLEIRKKIGYLPESVPLYEDMKVYEYLKFIAEVRSIPGNKVKTRIREMIEACGLQKVIRQQVGELSKGYRQRVGLAQAMIHEPEILVLDEPTSGLDPNQIAEIRSLIKKLGEQKTVILSTHILSEVQATCSRVVIINDGKIVASGTTEELQRQAAGQEMIYIKFKAEPHSVLERVNALEEVSTVERADQEDELIFGYKVEVSGGRDLREALFNLAVANGWKVLEMRRERVSLEDVFRKLTTN is encoded by the coding sequence ATGATTCAGGTCCAAAATCTCACAAAAAAATTCAATGATATTACCGCAGTTAATGAGGCGTCGTTTGAAATTAGAGACGGCGAGGTTTTGGGTTTCTTGGGGCCAAACGCGGCTGGTAAGACTACTACCATGCGGATTATCACTGGTTTTATTGCCCCGACTTCCGGCACGGTTAAGGTGGGGGATTTGGATGTGCGGGAGAATAGTTTAGAAATTAGAAAAAAAATTGGTTATTTGCCAGAAAGCGTGCCTTTGTATGAGGACATGAAGGTTTATGAGTATTTGAAATTTATTGCCGAAGTGCGAAGCATCCCGGGAAATAAAGTTAAAACTAGGATTCGAGAGATGATTGAGGCCTGTGGTTTGCAAAAAGTTATTCGCCAGCAAGTTGGCGAGCTTTCTAAGGGTTATCGCCAACGGGTAGGCTTGGCCCAAGCCATGATTCATGAGCCGGAGATTTTAGTTTTAGACGAGCCCACCAGCGGACTTGACCCGAATCAAATTGCAGAAATTAGAAGTTTAATAAAAAAACTTGGCGAGCAAAAAACAGTAATTCTTTCAACCCATATTTTATCCGAAGTTCAAGCGACTTGCTCGCGGGTGGTAATTATTAATGATGGGAAGATTGTGGCTAGTGGGACAACAGAAGAGCTCCAACGTCAGGCAGCTGGCCAAGAAATGATATATATCAAATTTAAAGCTGAACCGCATTCGGTGCTGGAGCGTGTTAATGCTTTGGAAGAGGTATCAACCGTTGAAAGGGCCGACCAAGAGGACGAGTTGATTTTTGGTTACAAGGTTGAGGTGTCCGGCGGCCGGGATTTGCGGGAAGCATTGTTTAATTTGGCCGTTGCGAATGGGTGGAAGGTGCTGGAGATGAGAAGGGAGCGGGTGAGTTTGGAGGATGTGTTTAGAAAGTTAACCACTAATTAG
- a CDS encoding ABC transporter permease, with translation MNIIKPIYKRELRSYFNSPIAYIFIAVFLIVGNWLFFQNFFLINQASMRNYFSLLPWIFMFLAPAITMRAWAEEKHSGTDELLLTLPVRDWEVVLAKFLAAWSFLAMALLLSLSIPFSIAGLGAFDWGPVIGGYVGGLLLGAAYLSLGLFISSLTRNQIIAFILSLAFCFLIFLIGASFVLGAVTGFFGWLFSFLGISSHFYNIARGVLDTRDVVYYVCFAGLFLWLNVKAVESRNWR, from the coding sequence ATGAACATCATCAAACCAATCTACAAGCGAGAACTCCGGTCGTATTTTAATTCCCCAATCGCCTATATTTTTATAGCCGTGTTTTTGATTGTGGGCAATTGGCTGTTTTTCCAGAATTTCTTTTTGATAAATCAGGCCTCTATGCGGAATTATTTTTCCCTGCTTCCTTGGATTTTTATGTTTCTGGCGCCAGCGATTACGATGCGGGCTTGGGCTGAAGAAAAGCACAGCGGCACTGACGAGCTTTTACTGACTTTGCCGGTTCGCGATTGGGAAGTGGTGTTAGCTAAATTTTTAGCGGCTTGGAGTTTTTTGGCAATGGCTTTACTGCTTTCTCTTTCTATTCCTTTTTCTATTGCCGGACTGGGCGCGTTTGACTGGGGACCGGTGATTGGCGGTTATGTTGGCGGGTTACTTTTGGGCGCGGCTTATTTGTCCCTGGGATTATTTATTTCATCTTTGACTCGCAATCAAATCATTGCTTTTATTTTAAGTTTAGCTTTTTGTTTTTTAATTTTTTTAATTGGGGCAAGCTTTGTTCTAGGCGCGGTTACTGGATTTTTCGGCTGGCTTTTTAGTTTTTTGGGCATCAGCTCGCATTTTTATAATATTGCTAGGGGCGTGTTGGATACTCGGGACGTGGTTTATTATGTTTGTTTTGCGGGGTTGTTTTTATGGTTGAATGTTAAAGCCGTGGAGAGCAGAAACTGGAGATAG